A genomic region of Miscanthus floridulus cultivar M001 chromosome 3, ASM1932011v1, whole genome shotgun sequence contains the following coding sequences:
- the LOC136542328 gene encoding peptidyl-prolyl cis-trans isomerase FKBP20-2, chloroplastic-like yields the protein MAKVLERVWRGSGSGEGAFAKALERTRASAAELREATAAAAEMLDAAARHRDMVSSRSRFASRRLREERRRCLWLPALDLESVITRRGVHQQMRRGALGSLTRRPSRHLVRSLSLRLGAVHLGPCAERPQSERNGTDWMPSSSLFAMEANPKPKIQTRRSAYPLRRNCVHRQEETQRRGAPFGGGEEMELTPSSRSVLSSCNRLAARALCMTASAGARRKEKGVVCILSGSEEEDVVRRRIRRRAAFSLLLASPALSVAFSAYGKSKTMNPYDERRLLQQNKKIQEANRAPEDFPNFIREGFQVKVVTTDNYITRDSGLMYEDIKVGTGDSPKDGQQIIFHYVGYNEAGRRIDSTYIQGSPAKIRLGNGTLVPGFEEGIRDMKPGGKRRIIIPPELGPPVGPSTFFSAKQFEVFDVELLAVQDCQRRTIAFYSDVVCS from the exons ATGGCGAAGGTTCTCGAGAGGGTTTGGAGAGGAAGCGGAAGCGGCGAGGGAGCCTTCGCCAAGGCCCTTGAGAGGACGCGGGCCTCCGCCGCAGAGTTGCgggaggcgacggcggcggcggcggagatgcTGGACGCGGCGGCGCGCCACCGTGACATGGTCTCCTCCCGCTCGCGCTTCGCGTCTCGGCGGCTGCGGGAGGAACGGAGGAGATGCCTATGGCTCCCCGCCCTGGACCTGGAGAGCGTGATCACGAGGCGCGGGGTCCACCAGCAGATGCGACGCGGCGCGCTTGGCTCACTGACGCGTAGGCCCTCCCGGCATCTCGTCCGCAGCCTCAGCCTGCGGCTGGGCGCGGTCCACCTCGGCCCGTGCGCCGAGCGCCCGCAGTCGGAACGGAACGGAACGGACTGGATGCCGTCCAGTTCGCTCTTCGCAATGGAAGCGAACCCAAAACCCAAAATCCAAACCCGCCGATCAGCTTATCCCCTTCGCAGGAACTGCGTGCACAGGCAAGAGGAGACACAGAGGCGAGGCGCGCCATTTGGGGGAGGAGAGGAAATGGAGCTGACGCCCTCCTCCCGCTCCGTGCTCTCCTCCTGCAATC GGCTGGCCGCTCGAGCTCTGTGCATGACGGCATCCGCTGGTgcaaggaggaaggagaagggagtaGTATG TATCTTGAGCGGCAGTGAGGAGGAAGACGTGGTAAGGAGAAGGATCCGGAGGCGAGCTGCCTTTTCTTTGCTGCTGGCTTCGCCGGCGCTGTCAGTGGCGTTCTCTGCCTATGGGAAGAGTAAAACCATGAACCCTTACGACGAAAGGCGGCTGCTTCAGCAGAATAAGAAGATTCAGGAAGCCAACCGTGCCCCTGAGGATTTCCCGAACTTCATCAGAGAAG GTTTCCAGGTCAAAGTAGTGACAACGGACAACTACATTACACGGGACTCTGGACTAATGTATGAGGACATTAAAGTTGGTACAGGTGACTCTCCAAAGGATGGTCAGCAG ATTATATTCCATTATGTGGGCTACAATGAAGCAGGACGAAGAATAGATAGCACCTATATTCAGGGTTCCCCTGCAAAAATTCGGTTAGGGAATGGAACTCTAGTTC CAGGTTTTGAAGAAGGCATACGGGACATGAAACCAGGTGGTAAGAGAAGAATTATAATACCTCCAGAGCTTGGTCCTCCT GTTGGTCCTTCGACGTTCTTCAGTGCGAAGCAGTTCGAAGTGTTCGATGTGGAGCTACTGGCAGTGCAGGACTGCCAGCGGAGGACGATAGCATTTTATTCCGATGTTGTGTGCAGCTAA
- the LOC136542329 gene encoding nucleobase-ascorbate transporter 11-like has protein sequence MPSSRRTTGRASAGGGGAGAGDAGGGGDGDRVPPFMGNNRDRNPRELRSWARRTGFHPSAFFSGESNSSFASSAAAPQPPPPPPPLAASRRPPLPPPERERDPDTEDDLDPAPPLDLERGPAPGRGRGGRGGRPRRRIDLRGELEIPPGFGREEAVPRSAEPDAGRDARRRNGGVERDPTPANAGGNGNAAVAVAVADAEAKRKAEEAEARRKKEEEERDAELAAYYQEQWANEDEGAADAAAAETAPLYEASGGLRCGVTENPGWAPLIFYGIQHYLSMAGSLVFVPLILVPAMGGSDEDTATVISTMLLVSGLTTILHTFLGSRLPLIQGSSFVYLAPALVIANSEEFRNLSDNKFKHIMRELQGAILVGSVFQIILGYTGLMSLFLRLINPVVVAPTIAAVGLAFFSYGFPQAGSCVEISLPLILLVLLCTLYMRKISLFGNHIFLVYAVPLSVAIVWAYAFFLTAGGAYNFKGCSSNIPSSNILLDSCRRHLETMRRCRTDVSTAWKTAAWVRVPYPFQWGPPTFHFKTGIIMIIVSLVASVDSLSSYHAASLLVNLSAPTRGVVSRGIGLEGISTFIAGVWGTATGSTTLTENIHTLETTKMGSRRALQLGAAVLVIFSFFGKIGALLASIPLALAASVLCFTWALIIALGLSTLRYTQAASSRNMIIVGFTLFISLSIPAYFQQYEPSSNLILPSYLLPYAAASSGPVRTASSGLNYAVNALLSINVVVALLVALILDNTVPGSRQERGVYIWTDPKSLEVDPATLEPYRLPEKISCWFKWAKCIGI, from the exons ATGCCGAGCTCGCGGCGGACCACGGGCCGCGCCAGCGCAGGCGGAGGCGGCGCGGGGGCGGGTGATgcaggaggcggcggcgacggcgaccggGTGCCGCCGTTCATGGGCAACAACCGCGACCGCAACCCGCGGGAGCTGCGCTCCTGGGCGCGCCGCACGGGGTTCCACCCCTCGGCCTTCTTCTCGGGGGAGTCCAACTCCTCCTtcgcctcctccgccgccgcgccgcagcccccgccgccgccgcctcccctgGCCGCCTCGCGCCGCCCGCCGCTCCCGCCGCCGGAGCGGGAGCGGGACCCGGACACGGAGGACGACCTCGATCCCGCGCCGCCGCTGGACCTGGAGCGCGGGCCCGCGCCTGGCCGCGGACGCGGCGGCCGGGGCGGGCGCCCGCGCCGACGCATCGACCTCCGCGGCGAGCTCGAGATCCCGCCGGGCTTCGGCCGCGAGGAGGCGGTGCCGAGGTCGGCGGAGCCGGACGCGGGGAGGGACGCCAGGAGGAGGAACGGCGGCGTCGAGAGGGATCCGACGCCGGCCAATGCGGGCGGGAACGGGAACGCAGCGGTCGCGGTCGCGGTCGCGGACGCGGAGGCGAAGCGGAAGGCGGAGGAGGccgaggcgaggaggaagaaggaggaggaggagagggacgcCGAGCTGGCTGCGTACTACCAGGAACAGTGGGCGAACGAGGATGAGGGGGCTGCCGACGCTGCCGCGGCCGAGACGGCCCCGCTGTATGAGGCGTCGGGAGGACTCCGGTGCGGTGTAACCGAGAACCCCGGGTGGG CGCCCCTCATATTTTATGGCATACAACATTACCTGTCAATGGCTGGTTCACTTGTCTTTGTTCCTTTGATACTGGTACCTGCAATGGGTGGTTCTGAT GAGGATACTGCAACAGTCATCTCCACCATGTTATTAGTCTCTGGTCTTACTACAATACTACATACCTTTTTGGGTTCTCGTCTTCCATTGATTCAAGGAAGCTCCTTTGTATATTTGGCTCCGGCGTTGGTAATTGCGAACTCTGAGGAGTTCAGAAATCTTAGTGATAAT AAATTCAAGCACATAATGAGGGAGCTACAGGGAGCTATACTTGTTGGTTCAGTATTCCAGATAATATTAGGATACACTGGTCTTATGTCACTGTTTCTGAG GTTAATAAATCCGGTAGTGGTGGCACCAACAATTGCTGCAGTGGGTTTGGCATTTTTTAGTTATGGTTTCCCTCAGGCTGGCAGCTGTGTAGAAATCAGCTTGCCCCTCATTCTGTTGGTTCTTCTGTGCACTCTG TACATGAGAAAAATATCCCTGTTTGGCAACCATATCTTCCTTGTCTATGCG GTGCCCCTCAGTGTTGCAATTGTATGGGCATATGCATTCTTCCTAACTGCTGGTGGAGCATATAACTTCAAAGGCTGCAGCTCAAATATACCCAGTTCAAACATATTATTGGATTCATGCAGAAGGCATTTAGAAACCATGAGACGCTGTCGTACTGATGTTTCCACTGCATGGAAAACTGCTGCCTGGGTGAGGGTTCCCTATCCATTCCAATGGGGCCCTCCAACATTTCATTTTAAGACGGGTATCATCATGATAATAGTTTCACTGGTTGCTTCAGTTGATTCG CTTTCATCGTACCATGCTGCATCGCTGCTGGTAAATTTAAGCGCACCAACACGGGGAGTTGTCAGCAGAGGAATTGGGCTTGAAGGGATTTCAACTTTTATTGCTGGAGTGTGGGGTACAGCTACAGGATCGACAACATTAACAGAGAACATACACACCCTTGAAACAACCAAAATGGGCAGCAGGAGGGCTTTGCAGCTTGGGGCAGCCGTGTTAGTCATCTTCTCCTTCTTTG GTAAAATCGGAGCTCTCCTAGCCTCTATACCTCTTGCCTTGGCCGCCTCTGTTCTGTGCTTCACCTGGGCGCTAATTATTGCACTCGGCTTGTCCACATTGCGATACACCCAAGCAGCAAGCTCCAGGAACATGATAATAGTTGGATTTACACTATTCATTTCCCTGTCAATCCCTGCATACTTTCAACAGTATGAACCCAGCTCCAACCTTATCTTGCCAAGCTATCTTCTTCCATATGCCGCAGCGTCAAGTGGACCAGTTCGCACAGCCAGCAGTGGG CTGAATTATGCAGTGAATGCACTCCTATCCATCAACGTTGTGGTGGCTCTCCTTGTCGCGTTGATCCTTGACAACACGGTGCCAGGCAGCAGACAGGAGCGTGGTGTGTACATTTGGACAGATCCCAAATCCCTCGAGGTGGATCCTGCGACATTGGAACCCTACCGGTTGCCGGAAAAGATTTCATGCTGGTTCAAGTGGGCAAAGTGTATCGGCATTTAA